The following proteins are co-located in the Flectobacillus major DSM 103 genome:
- a CDS encoding glycerophosphodiester phosphodiesterase family protein: MKKTALLSLIFWGMNLVTGYAQLFEIEGHRGARGLMPENTIEAFKKAIDLGVNTLELDVCITKDNKVVVSHEPYMLSLYVTKPDGTPVTKEEEKSLNLYQMKYKAIKRYDSGIRGNALFPEQQKIATHKPLLKDMIKACEAYLQEKGLPAVKYNVEIKSGVQEYGIYQPKTVEEFADLVYKDIIKLLPPDRVILQSFDFNILKYWQKQTEAGKYKKITISALTGNLSPEDTFKALGFLPVYYSPHFSVLTPERVQFCHEKGVKVMPWTVNEIADMEKMKALGTDGLITDYPDRVLKMKP; the protein is encoded by the coding sequence ATGAAAAAAACAGCCCTCCTCTCCCTCATTTTCTGGGGAATGAATCTCGTTACAGGTTATGCCCAGCTTTTTGAAATAGAAGGACACCGTGGAGCACGTGGCCTAATGCCCGAAAATACCATAGAGGCCTTCAAAAAAGCCATCGATTTAGGTGTAAATACGCTTGAATTAGATGTTTGTATTACCAAAGACAACAAAGTGGTGGTTTCGCACGAGCCTTATATGTTGTCGCTTTATGTAACCAAACCCGACGGTACGCCTGTTACAAAAGAAGAGGAAAAAAGCCTCAATCTGTACCAAATGAAATACAAAGCAATTAAACGGTATGATTCGGGGATTAGAGGAAATGCTTTATTTCCAGAACAACAAAAAATAGCTACACACAAACCTCTTTTAAAAGATATGATAAAAGCGTGTGAAGCTTATCTACAAGAGAAAGGCCTTCCAGCGGTAAAATACAATGTTGAAATTAAATCAGGTGTGCAGGAATATGGTATTTATCAGCCCAAAACTGTAGAAGAATTTGCAGATTTGGTTTATAAAGATATTATCAAGCTATTACCTCCCGACAGGGTAATTTTACAGAGTTTTGACTTTAATATATTGAAATACTGGCAAAAGCAAACAGAGGCAGGAAAGTACAAAAAAATAACTATTTCGGCACTAACTGGCAATTTATCGCCTGAAGACACCTTCAAAGCGTTAGGTTTTTTGCCTGTATATTACAGTCCTCATTTTTCGGTATTAACACCCGAAAGAGTACAGTTTTGTCATGAAAAAGGTGTAAAGGTAATGCCTTGGACAGTGAATGAAATAGCAGATATGGAAAAGATGAAAGCCCTAGGGACAGATGGCCTAATTACCGACTACCCCGACAGAGTACTAAAAATGAAGCCCTAA
- a CDS encoding HPP family protein — protein sequence MKHYFSKFKAQERSPARPKWTHAFSSALGGLIGISAIALLTEMTKTPLLMAPFGATCVLAFGVSDSPLAQPRNIIGGHVISATIGLICLNLFGDSWYSMAIGVGLSLAAMQLTKTVHPPAGANPLVIVLSHAKWSFIFTPVLLGAVILVVVALFFNNAHKTRKYPRYWR from the coding sequence ATGAAACATTACTTCTCGAAATTTAAAGCCCAAGAGCGAAGCCCCGCTCGACCGAAATGGACACATGCCTTTAGCTCGGCATTAGGTGGATTAATAGGTATTTCGGCTATTGCACTGTTGACCGAAATGACCAAAACACCTTTATTAATGGCTCCATTTGGGGCTACCTGTGTGCTTGCCTTTGGCGTTTCCGATAGTCCATTGGCTCAGCCACGCAACATTATTGGAGGACACGTCATTTCGGCAACCATTGGACTTATCTGTTTGAATCTTTTTGGTGATAGCTGGTACTCGATGGCTATTGGAGTGGGCTTGTCGTTGGCAGCAATGCAGTTGACCAAAACGGTACATCCACCCGCAGGAGCTAACCCCTTGGTGATAGTGCTAAGCCATGCCAAATGGAGTTTTATTTTTACACCAGTATTGTTGGGCGCCGTGATTTTGGTAGTGGTAGCATTATTTTTTAACAATGCTCACAAAACAAGAAAATACCCTCGGTATTGGCGTTGA
- a CDS encoding CobW family GTP-binding protein, with the protein MEQKKVLQKIPTNIITGFLGVGKTTTILTILQHKPAHERWLVIVNEFGEVSIDHIAFEGSSTEQQNLAIKYVAGGCICCTANLPLQTTLTQSIRQVKPHRILIEPTGIAHPEAIIDVLQSEFLSKVIDLRATLCLINPQQLVQDKYFDDDVYQDQITLADVLIANKIDLAGKVLTEKFVNWAKALFPPKIVIAAVEKGDIDLSWLDIEPYPHRKALHTDAHAQMKHTPNNHNEQDLSIPLVGQPLRREGHSLNTYGCGWVFSPDEIFQKNQLLAVLDSLKGFERIKGVFRISEKHWIFVNKTGEEPLNECSIAYRRDSRIEIIALKPAIWQILEKQIMDCRKLDETSIDLPSFAIPLTIKK; encoded by the coding sequence ATGGAACAAAAAAAAGTGCTTCAAAAAATTCCTACCAATATTATTACTGGTTTTTTGGGTGTTGGAAAAACCACCACTATTTTAACTATTTTACAACATAAGCCTGCTCATGAACGCTGGCTAGTGATTGTTAACGAATTTGGGGAAGTGTCTATCGACCATATAGCCTTTGAGGGGAGTTCTACTGAACAGCAAAATTTGGCTATTAAATACGTGGCAGGAGGGTGTATTTGTTGTACAGCTAATTTGCCATTACAAACTACCTTAACCCAAAGTATTCGACAAGTAAAACCGCATAGAATACTGATAGAACCCACTGGAATTGCTCATCCAGAAGCCATTATTGATGTTTTACAAAGCGAGTTTTTGAGTAAGGTTATCGACCTCCGAGCTACGCTATGTCTGATAAACCCACAACAACTGGTACAAGACAAGTATTTTGACGACGACGTTTATCAAGACCAAATCACCTTGGCCGATGTTTTGATAGCCAATAAAATTGATTTGGCGGGCAAAGTTCTCACCGAAAAATTTGTTAATTGGGCCAAAGCATTATTCCCTCCCAAAATTGTGATTGCTGCTGTCGAAAAAGGGGATATTGATTTATCATGGCTAGACATCGAGCCTTATCCACACCGCAAAGCACTACATACCGATGCCCATGCACAAATGAAACATACCCCCAACAATCATAACGAACAAGATTTATCAATTCCTTTGGTTGGGCAACCGCTGCGTCGTGAAGGACACTCCCTCAATACCTATGGATGTGGCTGGGTATTTTCGCCAGATGAAATTTTTCAAAAAAATCAACTCTTAGCGGTACTTGATTCGCTCAAAGGCTTTGAAAGAATCAAGGGGGTTTTCAGGATTAGTGAAAAACATTGGATTTTTGTGAATAAAACAGGCGAAGAACCCCTGAATGAATGCTCAATAGCATATAGAAGAGATAGCCGAATAGAAATAATAGCCTTAAAACCAGCGATTTGGCAAATACTTGAAAAGCAAATTATGGATTGCCGCAAATTGGACGAAACATCAATAGATTTACCCAGTTTTGCCATTCCACTTACCATTAAGAAATAA
- the yidD gene encoding membrane protein insertion efficiency factor YidD, whose protein sequence is MIGKLFSGLLIAFVRLYQAVLSPYFPNACRYTPTCSQYMIEAIREWGFWKGASLGFKRIASCHPWGGSGYDPVPRRCNCEKPEH, encoded by the coding sequence ATGATAGGAAAACTTTTTTCAGGCTTATTGATTGCTTTTGTTCGCTTATACCAAGCGGTACTATCTCCGTATTTTCCTAATGCTTGTCGATACACCCCTACATGCTCGCAATATATGATTGAGGCCATTCGAGAATGGGGCTTTTGGAAAGGTGCAAGCTTAGGTTTTAAACGCATAGCTTCGTGCCACCCTTGGGGCGGAAGTGGCTACGACCCTGTACCTCGCCGATGTAACTGTGAAAAACCAGAACATTGA
- a CDS encoding CobW family GTP-binding protein — MSSEIKNRIPVNLITGYLGVGKTTAIVNLLKIKPENEKWAVLVNEFGEVSIDHLTLSAGNDSQLQVMEVEGGCICCSAAQSMHFTLQLMLAKLRPDRILIEPTGMGHPASILDLLKSRAFSNDVFVNSTICIINPAQLAKERYQTDGTYIDQISLADVLVANKTDLCSEDAMEFFWEYADDLYPAKLIVDRINQAHLKLEWLDLGIDENRIASYPNEHLGEATHIATTQSVLFKQIPKVGKPIMKPSKGLGSYSCGWIFSNKELFDLNKLNMLIVKLYLENHIHRAKGIFRTGADWYLYNCVEGMPTSHYIAYRRDSRIELIASEPLDWKAIETQLLACIQP; from the coding sequence ATGTCATCAGAAATAAAAAATAGAATTCCCGTTAACCTAATTACTGGATATTTGGGTGTTGGCAAAACCACTGCAATTGTTAATCTTCTCAAAATAAAGCCCGAAAATGAAAAATGGGCTGTATTAGTCAACGAATTTGGGGAGGTGTCTATCGACCACCTTACCCTTTCGGCTGGCAACGACAGTCAGCTACAAGTCATGGAAGTAGAAGGTGGGTGCATCTGTTGCTCGGCGGCACAGTCTATGCATTTTACGCTACAATTAATGTTAGCCAAGCTTCGTCCCGACCGTATTCTGATTGAACCTACAGGGATGGGGCATCCTGCAAGTATTCTTGATTTACTCAAAAGTCGAGCTTTCTCAAACGATGTTTTTGTCAATTCCACTATTTGTATTATCAATCCTGCACAGTTGGCCAAAGAACGCTACCAAACCGACGGTACGTATATCGACCAAATATCTCTAGCCGATGTATTGGTTGCCAATAAAACAGACTTATGTAGCGAGGACGCAATGGAATTTTTCTGGGAATATGCCGACGACCTATATCCTGCAAAATTAATTGTTGACCGCATTAATCAAGCCCACCTAAAACTAGAATGGCTCGATTTAGGTATCGACGAAAACCGAATAGCCAGTTATCCAAACGAACATTTGGGCGAAGCCACTCATATTGCTACAACACAATCGGTTCTATTCAAACAAATTCCCAAAGTTGGTAAACCCATCATGAAACCAAGTAAAGGTTTGGGGAGTTATAGTTGTGGATGGATATTTTCTAATAAAGAGCTTTTTGATTTGAATAAGCTCAATATGCTTATTGTAAAATTGTACCTCGAAAATCATATTCACAGGGCAAAAGGTATTTTTAGAACAGGGGCAGACTGGTATTTGTACAATTGTGTAGAGGGTATGCCAACCAGCCATTATATTGCCTACCGACGAGATAGCCGAATTGAGCTAATTGCATCAGAACCACTCGATTGGAAGGCAATCGAAACTCAGCTATTGGCGTGTATTCAACCATAA
- a CDS encoding 3-keto-disaccharide hydrolase yields the protein MKKHFLTVLLCWVAWCTQAQIKADTKEWKQLFNGKNLDGWDIKIRNYDLNDNFANTFRVKDGKLVVAYDGYDKFNERFGHIFYKEKFSNYIIATEYRFVGEQAPEGPGWAFRNSGIMLHCQPAASMGKDQDFPISIEVQLLGGTGKGERTTCNLCTPGTNVEINGKLFTPHCLNSKSKTYNGDQWVRAEVMVLGDSLIRHYVNGEMVMEYQKPQIGGGNVDGYNPFYKEDGKMLTQGYISLQSESHPVEFRKVEVLSLIGCTDPKALNFKSYYIKSAPSECIYTKKRKRSKA from the coding sequence ATGAAAAAACACTTTTTAACAGTTCTTTTGTGTTGGGTAGCTTGGTGTACTCAAGCCCAAATCAAAGCGGATACTAAAGAATGGAAACAGCTTTTTAATGGAAAAAACCTTGATGGCTGGGATATTAAAATCAGGAATTACGACTTAAACGATAATTTTGCTAATACTTTTCGAGTAAAAGATGGCAAATTGGTTGTAGCTTACGATGGTTACGACAAATTCAATGAACGCTTTGGGCATATTTTTTACAAAGAAAAATTCTCTAATTATATCATCGCTACCGAATATCGCTTTGTTGGCGAACAAGCTCCTGAAGGGCCAGGATGGGCTTTTCGCAATAGTGGAATTATGCTGCATTGTCAGCCCGCAGCTTCTATGGGCAAAGACCAAGATTTCCCGATTTCGATAGAAGTACAGCTTCTTGGCGGAACAGGTAAAGGCGAGCGTACTACTTGCAATTTGTGTACACCAGGTACTAATGTAGAAATCAATGGTAAACTTTTTACCCCTCACTGCCTCAACTCAAAATCAAAAACCTATAATGGCGACCAGTGGGTACGTGCTGAAGTCATGGTTTTGGGTGACTCGCTTATCAGACACTACGTTAATGGCGAAATGGTAATGGAATACCAAAAACCTCAAATTGGCGGTGGCAATGTTGATGGCTACAATCCTTTTTACAAAGAAGATGGCAAAATGTTGACCCAAGGGTATATTTCATTACAAAGCGAAAGTCATCCTGTTGAATTTCGGAAGGTTGAGGTATTGAGCCTCATTGGCTGTACCGACCCTAAAGCCCTGAATTTCAAGTCATATTATATCAAATCAGCTCCTAGCGAATGTATTTATACCAAAAAACGCAAACGGTCTAAGGCCTAA
- a CDS encoding aldehyde dehydrogenase (NADP(+)) has product MTDIQQEVNTLMLQSAEAFKQYRNVSGREKALFLRSIAEEIEALGDQLIETAHLETNIPTARLLGERGRTIFQLHTFANLLEEGSWVEARLDSPNPSRQPLPKPDVRKMLVPIGTVVVFGASNFPFAYSTAGGDTASALAAGCPVVVKGHPAHAKTSELVAHAITKAAEKCNMPQGVFAHIAGHSFEVGKALVLHPATKAVGFTGSFAGGKALFDLANQRPEPIPVFAEMGSINPVVLMPEKLEQDASAIATLYAGSITLGMGQFCTNPGLLLAIDSPALTTFIHDLATAIEGVAPAPMLHAGIYQNYEGKRTVVTAQEGVTLEAESKVEKSGIIQAVPTVASVDASVFLDNPTLHQEVFGPFSLVVKCQNTAELLAVIEHLEGQLTATLMATEQELLANKPLVESLHNICGRLIFNGVPTGVEVGYAMQHGGPFPASTDSRFGAVGPDAIKRFVRPASFQNFPESLLPDALKTDNPLQIWRIQDNEWKK; this is encoded by the coding sequence ATGACAGATATTCAACAAGAAGTAAACACCCTTATGCTTCAATCGGCAGAGGCATTTAAGCAATATAGAAATGTGTCGGGTCGAGAAAAAGCCCTTTTTCTACGAAGTATTGCCGAAGAAATTGAAGCCTTAGGCGACCAACTCATCGAAACAGCTCATTTGGAAACCAATATTCCTACGGCAAGGCTACTTGGCGAGCGTGGACGCACTATTTTTCAACTACATACTTTTGCCAACCTGCTTGAGGAAGGCTCATGGGTAGAAGCCCGTTTGGATTCGCCCAATCCTAGCCGACAACCTTTGCCCAAGCCCGATGTACGTAAAATGCTTGTACCCATTGGTACAGTGGTTGTATTTGGGGCAAGCAATTTCCCTTTTGCGTATTCTACGGCTGGTGGCGATACTGCCTCGGCTTTGGCTGCTGGCTGTCCTGTAGTAGTAAAAGGGCATCCAGCCCATGCCAAAACTTCAGAATTAGTGGCTCATGCCATTACCAAGGCCGCCGAAAAATGTAATATGCCTCAGGGGGTATTTGCCCATATTGCTGGCCATAGTTTTGAAGTAGGAAAAGCATTGGTATTACACCCAGCTACCAAAGCTGTAGGCTTTACGGGGTCTTTTGCGGGTGGTAAAGCCCTTTTTGATTTAGCCAATCAAAGACCTGAACCGATTCCTGTATTTGCCGAAATGGGTAGCATCAATCCTGTAGTTTTGATGCCCGAAAAACTCGAACAAGATGCTTCGGCTATAGCCACCTTATATGCTGGTTCTATTACCTTGGGTATGGGGCAGTTTTGTACCAATCCTGGTTTATTACTGGCTATTGATAGCCCTGCTCTGACGACTTTTATCCACGATTTGGCAACAGCTATTGAAGGCGTAGCTCCTGCTCCTATGCTGCATGCAGGGATTTATCAAAACTATGAAGGTAAAAGAACCGTTGTAACAGCTCAGGAAGGTGTAACATTAGAGGCTGAATCGAAGGTAGAAAAATCGGGGATTATTCAGGCTGTGCCTACAGTAGCTTCGGTTGATGCCTCGGTGTTTTTGGATAACCCAACTTTACATCAAGAGGTTTTTGGGCCTTTCTCGTTGGTAGTAAAATGCCAAAATACAGCCGAGCTACTGGCTGTAATTGAACATTTGGAAGGACAGCTAACGGCTACTTTGATGGCTACCGAGCAAGAACTGTTGGCCAATAAGCCACTGGTAGAATCCCTACACAATATTTGTGGACGTTTGATATTCAATGGCGTACCCACAGGGGTCGAGGTTGGGTATGCTATGCAACATGGCGGACCTTTTCCTGCCAGTACCGACTCCCGTTTTGGAGCTGTTGGCCCTGATGCTATCAAGCGATTTGTACGTCCTGCCAGTTTCCAAAACTTTCCCGAAAGTTTGTTGCCCGATGCTCTGAAAACTGATAATCCGCTTCAGATATGGCGAATCCAAGATAATGAGTGGAAAAAATAA